The Prinia subflava isolate CZ2003 ecotype Zambia chromosome 21, Cam_Psub_1.2, whole genome shotgun sequence genome window below encodes:
- the PLEKHM2 gene encoding pleckstrin homology domain-containing family M member 2 isoform X5 → MSWACTGRAWLYLALNENSLESYLRLFQENLSLLHKYYVKNALVCSHDHLTLFLTLVSGLEFIRFDLDLDAPYLDLAPYMPDYYKPQYLLDFEERLPSSVHGSDSLSLNSFNSVTSTNLEWDDSAIAPSSEDYDFGDVFPAMQTMPSRDWEDGDLTDTLSCPRSTTSEANGSRAAARSPTQRHNPFNQDKAESSTDTTPVHTASRDKAEATPEGTDQSESCTELEVIRLAKKKKTGKKKKVKAEEAVNSAAPAAPEASGDSGINGLSDREEPPRDGEEPPRDGAPAAPGGPEEGRERAALGPLALRIPEMKDTSMESVGQPLSKVMDRLNGQLDPGGWHAALEPPGQPFRTSTPGETPDGSSSGDFSEGISAPMDFYRFTVESPNAAAPGGGHHDPPGPGQSPHVSGSAEAPEEEESREGEAVGAVEESERASDEPQTSQTETTNPQALCEPKKEQPSPSPSSAEDSGVEEGQGSPSELTHPSEFRVDNNHLLLLMIHVFRENEEQLFRMIRMSTGHMEGNLQLIYVLLTDCYVYLIRKGAAEKPYMVEEAVSYNELDYISVGLDQQTVTLVCTNRRKQFLLDTADVALTEFFLVSLKSAMIKGCREPPYPSILTDATMEKLALAKFVAQESKCEACNVVVRFYGLIHWEDPMDEALGPSSSSSSAENAVTKDGILHYKAGTSYLGKEQWKPCFVVLSNGILYQYPDRTDVTPLLSINMGGEQCGGCRRSNTTDRPHSFQVILTDRPSLELSAENEEDMADWMQYFCQAVSKGVIPQGVAPTPCVPCCLVLTDEKAFTCHEDCQTSFFRSLGTAELTDVTAVSTEAGKEYCILEFAQDSKEFLPPWVLYFSCTAELERFLSALNAAWRNIYQVDLQHKAILDAAVKKKCEDAQSLIDSAWQRSDSLCRGRAERDPWC, encoded by the exons GCCGGGCCTGGCTGTACCTTGCTCTCAACGAAAATTCCTTGGAGAGCTACTTGAGGCTGTTCCAGGAGAACCTCAGCCTGCTGCACAAGTACTATGTCAA GAACGCCCTGGTCTGCAGTCACGATCATCTGACCTTGTTCTTAACACTGGTGTCCGGACTGGAGTTCATCCGCTTTGACTTGGACCTG gatgCTCCATACCTGGATCTGGCCCCGTACATGCCCGATTACTACAAGCCTCAGTACCTGCTGGACTTCGAGGAGCGCCTGCCCAGCTCCGTGCACGGCTCCGACAGCCTCTCCCTCAACTCCTTCAACTCTGTCACCTCCACCAACCTGGAATGGGACGACAGTGCCATTGCTCCATCCAGTGAGG ATTATGATTTTGGAGATGTCTTTCCAGCAATGCAGACCATGCCCAGCAGAGACTGGGAAG ACGGGGACCTGACGGACACCCTCAGCTGCCCGCGCTCCACCACCTCCGAGGCCAACGGCAGCAGGGCCGCGGCGAGGAGCCCCACGCAGCGCCACAACCCCTTCAACCAGGACAAGGCTGAGTCCTCCACCGACACCACGCCGGTGCACACGGCTTCCCGGGACAAGGCAGAGGCCACCCCCGAAGGAACGGACCAGTCCGAGAGCTGCACGGAGCTGGAGGTCATCAG GTTAgccaagaagaaaaagacaggcaagaagaagaaggtgaaggcTGAGGAGGCAGTGAACAGCGCGGCGCCCGCAGCACCCGAGGCCAGCGGCGACAGCGGCATCAACGGGCTCAGCGACAGGGAGGAGCCGCCGAGGGACGGGGAGGAGCCGCCGAGGGACGGGGCCCCAGCTGCCCCGGGCGGGCcggaggagggcagggagcgcGCTGCCCTTGGCCCGCTGGCCCTGCGCATCCCCGAGATGAAAGACACGTCCATGGAGAGCgtggggcagcccctgagcaaGGTCATGGACAGGCTCAACGGGCAGCTGGACCCTGGGGGCTGGCACGCTGCCCTCGAGCCTCCTGGGCAGCCCTTTCGGACCAGCACGCCAGGGGAGACCCCGGATGGATCGTCCTCTGGCGACTTTAGCGAGGGGATTTCAGCCCCCATGGACTTCTACCGATTTACCGTCGAGAGTCCAAACGCTGCTGCACCAGGTGGTGGCCACCATGACCCTCCAGGGCCTGGCCAATCGCCACATGTTTCTGGTAGCGCTGAGGCtcctgaagaagaagaaagcagagagggagaagCAGTTGGGGCAGTAGAGGAGTCTGAAAGGGCGAGTGATGAACCTCAAACTAGCCAGACAGAAACCACCAACCCGCAGGCTCTCTGTGAGCCCAAGAAGGAacagcccagcccttccccaagCAGTGCTGAGGACTCTGGTGtggaggaagggcagggcagcccctcgGAGCTGACCCATCCCTCGGAGTTCAG GGTGGATAACAaccatctcctcctgctgaTGATCCACGTCTTCCGGGAGAATGAAGAGCAGTTGTTCAGG ATGATCCGAATGAGCACGGGGCACATGGAAGGGAACTTGCAGCTGATCTACGTCCTGCTAACGGATTGCTATGTGTACCTGATCCGGAAAG gggcagcagagaAGCCGTACATGGTGGAGGAGGCCGTGTCCTACAACGAGCTGGATTACATCTCg GTTGGGCTGGATCAGCAGACAGTGACCCTGGTGTGCACCAACCGGAGGAAGCAGTTCCTGCTCGACACTGCCGACGTGGCTCTCACTGA GTTCTTCCTCGTCTCCTTGAAGTCAGCCATGATCAAAGGATGCCGAGAGCCCCCTTACCCCAGTATCCTCACAGATGCCACCATGGAGAAACTGGCACTTGCCAAGTTTGTAGCGCAGGAGTCCAAGTGTGAG GCCTGCAATGTGGTTGTGCGTTTCTATGGCCTCATTCACTGGGAAGACCCCATGGATGAGGCGCTGGgaccttccagcagcagctcctctgcagaaaaCGCCGTCACCAAGGACGGCATCCTGCACTACAAGGCAGGGACCTCCTACCTGGGCAAGGAGCAGTGGAAGCCCTGCTTCGTGGTGCTCAG CAATGGGATCTTGTACCAGTACCCAGACCGCACAGATGTCACCCCTCTGCTCTCCATCAACATGGG cGGCGAGCAGTGTGGGGGATGCCGGCGTTCCAACACCACCGACCGGCCCCACTCCTTCCAGGTGATCCTGACAGACCGGccctccctggagctgagcGCCGAGAATGAGGAGGACATGGCAGACTGGATGCAGTACTTCTGCCAGGCTGTCTCCAAAGGG GTGATCCCCCAGGGTGTTGCCCCGACGCCGTGTGTTCcctgctgcctggtgctgacAGACGAGAAGGCTTTCACGTGCCACGAGGACTGTCAGACCAGCTTCTTCCGCTCGCTGGGCACTGCGGAGCTGACGGACGTCACGGCCGTCTCCACAGAGGCCGGCAAGGAGTACTGTATCCTG GAGTTTGCTCAGGACAGCAAGGAGTTCCTGCCCCCTTGGGTCCTTTATTTTAGTTGCACTGCGGAACTAGAGAGGTTCCTATCAGCACTGAACGCTGCATGGAGGAACATCTACCAG GTCGATCTCCAGCACAAGGCCATTCTGGATGCTGCTGTGAAGAAGAAATGTGAGGATGCCCAGAGCCTCATCGACAGCGCCTGGCAGCGCAGCGACAGCCTCTGCCGGGGACGGGCCGAGCGGGACCCCTGGTGTTAA
- the PLEKHM2 gene encoding pleckstrin homology domain-containing family M member 2 isoform X1 produces the protein MEPAEVKDRILENISLSVKKLQSYFAACEDETPAIRNHDKVLQRLCEHLDHALLYGLQDLSSGYWVLVVHFTRREAIKQIEVLQHVATNLGRSRAWLYLALNENSLESYLRLFQENLSLLHKYYVKNALVCSHDHLTLFLTLVSGLEFIRFDLDLDAPYLDLAPYMPDYYKPQYLLDFEERLPSSVHGSDSLSLNSFNSVTSTNLEWDDSAIAPSSEDYDFGDVFPAMQTMPSRDWEDGDLTDTLSCPRSTTSEANGSRAAARSPTQRHNPFNQDKAESSTDTTPVHTASRDKAEATPEGTDQSESCTELEVIRLAKKKKTGKKKKVKAEEAVNSAAPAAPEASGDSGINGLSDREEPPRDGEEPPRDGAPAAPGGPEEGRERAALGPLALRIPEMKDTSMESVGQPLSKVMDRLNGQLDPGGWHAALEPPGQPFRTSTPGETPDGSSSGDFSEGISAPMDFYRFTVESPNAAAPGGGHHDPPGPGQSPHVSGSAEAPEEEESREGEAVGAVEESERASDEPQTSQTETTNPQALCEPKKEQPSPSPSSAEDSGVEEGQGSPSELTHPSEFRVDNNHLLLLMIHVFRENEEQLFRMIRMSTGHMEGNLQLIYVLLTDCYVYLIRKGAAEKPYMVEEAVSYNELDYISVGLDQQTVTLVCTNRRKQFLLDTADVALTEFFLVSLKSAMIKGCREPPYPSILTDATMEKLALAKFVAQESKCEACNVVVRFYGLIHWEDPMDEALGPSSSSSSAENAVTKDGILHYKAGTSYLGKEQWKPCFVVLSNGILYQYPDRTDVTPLLSINMGGEQCGGCRRSNTTDRPHSFQVILTDRPSLELSAENEEDMADWMQYFCQAVSKGVIPQGVAPTPCVPCCLVLTDEKAFTCHEDCQTSFFRSLGTAELTDVTAVSTEAGKEYCILEFAQDSKEFLPPWVLYFSCTAELERFLSALNAAWRNIYQVDLQHKAILDAAVKKKCEDAQSLIDSAWQRSDSLCRGRAERDPWC, from the exons GCCGGGCCTGGCTGTACCTTGCTCTCAACGAAAATTCCTTGGAGAGCTACTTGAGGCTGTTCCAGGAGAACCTCAGCCTGCTGCACAAGTACTATGTCAA GAACGCCCTGGTCTGCAGTCACGATCATCTGACCTTGTTCTTAACACTGGTGTCCGGACTGGAGTTCATCCGCTTTGACTTGGACCTG gatgCTCCATACCTGGATCTGGCCCCGTACATGCCCGATTACTACAAGCCTCAGTACCTGCTGGACTTCGAGGAGCGCCTGCCCAGCTCCGTGCACGGCTCCGACAGCCTCTCCCTCAACTCCTTCAACTCTGTCACCTCCACCAACCTGGAATGGGACGACAGTGCCATTGCTCCATCCAGTGAGG ATTATGATTTTGGAGATGTCTTTCCAGCAATGCAGACCATGCCCAGCAGAGACTGGGAAG ACGGGGACCTGACGGACACCCTCAGCTGCCCGCGCTCCACCACCTCCGAGGCCAACGGCAGCAGGGCCGCGGCGAGGAGCCCCACGCAGCGCCACAACCCCTTCAACCAGGACAAGGCTGAGTCCTCCACCGACACCACGCCGGTGCACACGGCTTCCCGGGACAAGGCAGAGGCCACCCCCGAAGGAACGGACCAGTCCGAGAGCTGCACGGAGCTGGAGGTCATCAG GTTAgccaagaagaaaaagacaggcaagaagaagaaggtgaaggcTGAGGAGGCAGTGAACAGCGCGGCGCCCGCAGCACCCGAGGCCAGCGGCGACAGCGGCATCAACGGGCTCAGCGACAGGGAGGAGCCGCCGAGGGACGGGGAGGAGCCGCCGAGGGACGGGGCCCCAGCTGCCCCGGGCGGGCcggaggagggcagggagcgcGCTGCCCTTGGCCCGCTGGCCCTGCGCATCCCCGAGATGAAAGACACGTCCATGGAGAGCgtggggcagcccctgagcaaGGTCATGGACAGGCTCAACGGGCAGCTGGACCCTGGGGGCTGGCACGCTGCCCTCGAGCCTCCTGGGCAGCCCTTTCGGACCAGCACGCCAGGGGAGACCCCGGATGGATCGTCCTCTGGCGACTTTAGCGAGGGGATTTCAGCCCCCATGGACTTCTACCGATTTACCGTCGAGAGTCCAAACGCTGCTGCACCAGGTGGTGGCCACCATGACCCTCCAGGGCCTGGCCAATCGCCACATGTTTCTGGTAGCGCTGAGGCtcctgaagaagaagaaagcagagagggagaagCAGTTGGGGCAGTAGAGGAGTCTGAAAGGGCGAGTGATGAACCTCAAACTAGCCAGACAGAAACCACCAACCCGCAGGCTCTCTGTGAGCCCAAGAAGGAacagcccagcccttccccaagCAGTGCTGAGGACTCTGGTGtggaggaagggcagggcagcccctcgGAGCTGACCCATCCCTCGGAGTTCAG GGTGGATAACAaccatctcctcctgctgaTGATCCACGTCTTCCGGGAGAATGAAGAGCAGTTGTTCAGG ATGATCCGAATGAGCACGGGGCACATGGAAGGGAACTTGCAGCTGATCTACGTCCTGCTAACGGATTGCTATGTGTACCTGATCCGGAAAG gggcagcagagaAGCCGTACATGGTGGAGGAGGCCGTGTCCTACAACGAGCTGGATTACATCTCg GTTGGGCTGGATCAGCAGACAGTGACCCTGGTGTGCACCAACCGGAGGAAGCAGTTCCTGCTCGACACTGCCGACGTGGCTCTCACTGA GTTCTTCCTCGTCTCCTTGAAGTCAGCCATGATCAAAGGATGCCGAGAGCCCCCTTACCCCAGTATCCTCACAGATGCCACCATGGAGAAACTGGCACTTGCCAAGTTTGTAGCGCAGGAGTCCAAGTGTGAG GCCTGCAATGTGGTTGTGCGTTTCTATGGCCTCATTCACTGGGAAGACCCCATGGATGAGGCGCTGGgaccttccagcagcagctcctctgcagaaaaCGCCGTCACCAAGGACGGCATCCTGCACTACAAGGCAGGGACCTCCTACCTGGGCAAGGAGCAGTGGAAGCCCTGCTTCGTGGTGCTCAG CAATGGGATCTTGTACCAGTACCCAGACCGCACAGATGTCACCCCTCTGCTCTCCATCAACATGGG cGGCGAGCAGTGTGGGGGATGCCGGCGTTCCAACACCACCGACCGGCCCCACTCCTTCCAGGTGATCCTGACAGACCGGccctccctggagctgagcGCCGAGAATGAGGAGGACATGGCAGACTGGATGCAGTACTTCTGCCAGGCTGTCTCCAAAGGG GTGATCCCCCAGGGTGTTGCCCCGACGCCGTGTGTTCcctgctgcctggtgctgacAGACGAGAAGGCTTTCACGTGCCACGAGGACTGTCAGACCAGCTTCTTCCGCTCGCTGGGCACTGCGGAGCTGACGGACGTCACGGCCGTCTCCACAGAGGCCGGCAAGGAGTACTGTATCCTG GAGTTTGCTCAGGACAGCAAGGAGTTCCTGCCCCCTTGGGTCCTTTATTTTAGTTGCACTGCGGAACTAGAGAGGTTCCTATCAGCACTGAACGCTGCATGGAGGAACATCTACCAG GTCGATCTCCAGCACAAGGCCATTCTGGATGCTGCTGTGAAGAAGAAATGTGAGGATGCCCAGAGCCTCATCGACAGCGCCTGGCAGCGCAGCGACAGCCTCTGCCGGGGACGGGCCGAGCGGGACCCCTGGTGTTAA